A genomic region of Clarias gariepinus isolate MV-2021 ecotype Netherlands chromosome 23, CGAR_prim_01v2, whole genome shotgun sequence contains the following coding sequences:
- the cnbpb gene encoding CCHC-type zinc finger, nucleic acid binding protein b translates to MSSNECFGCGRTGHWIKNCPNAGRGRGKGRGRGKDLFCYRCGEPGHVARDCERTEDACYNCGRSGHISRDCKEPKKEREQVCYNCGKAGHVARDCDHANEQKCYSCGGFGHIQKGCEKVKCYRCGEIGHVAVQCSKASEVNCYNCGKSGHLAKECTIEATA, encoded by the exons ATGAGCAGCAATGAGTGCTTTGGCTGCGGCCGGACCGGCCACTGGATCAAGAACTGCCCGAACGCTGGCCGCGGCCGTGGTAAAGGTCGTGGAAGGGGGAAAG ATCTGTTTTGTTATCGCTGTGGGGAGCCAGGCCATGTTGCAAGAGACTGTGAAAGAACTGAAGATG CCTGCTACAACTGCGGAAGGAGTGGCCACATCTCCAGGGACTGCAAGGAGCCcaagaaggagagagagcaggTCTGCTACAACTGTGGCAAAGCTGGACATGTGGCTCGAGACTGCGACCACGCCAACGAACAGAAGTGCTACTCCTGTGGCGGGTTTGGGCACATACAGAAAGGCTGTGAGAAGGTCAAGTGCTACAG GTGTGGTGAAATTGGCCACGTCGCTGTCCAGTGCAGCAAGGCGAGCGAAGTCAACTGCTACAACTGTGGCAAATCCGGGCACCTGGCAAAGGAATGCACCATCGAGGCCACTGCTTAG